The Rubidibacter lacunae KORDI 51-2 genome includes a region encoding these proteins:
- a CDS encoding helix-turn-helix transcriptional regulator, translating into MTMGISSACDTYTLTSTELNELLEQAQQQGEPIFRQMELGTQINLPKALGKGCDRIINLRGGLTLHLRHATLHQTIRVEQQHAADFPLTAKFYLSGSSKVLTQGVPGIRSECEEQADVHYLYYLPDLIEVEEWQAQEPIKIVMIYAETDYFQSFQWTDGTLPEPLQYLMQVQSQPVTDLRFHQTLGKVTTAMHQVLQQILHCPYQGMIEQLYLESKALELLALQFAHWQADGVVSEHKLSGEVLLRSEDLGRLHDAKEILIERSVEPPSLVELARQVGLNDRKLKQGFRKLFGTTVFGYLQDYRMQQAKQLLHDSDLSIASVATTVGYKNPEAFSTAFRRKFHISPKGYQLSQRN; encoded by the coding sequence ATGACAATGGGAATTTCTTCGGCCTGTGACACGTATACGCTGACCTCAACAGAACTGAATGAGCTACTCGAACAGGCCCAACAACAGGGTGAACCAATCTTTCGGCAAATGGAGCTGGGCACGCAGATCAATCTGCCCAAAGCGCTCGGGAAAGGGTGCGATCGCATTATCAACTTGCGGGGGGGATTAACGCTTCATCTTCGCCATGCTACTCTTCATCAGACCATCCGCGTGGAGCAGCAGCATGCGGCTGATTTTCCCTTAACGGCAAAGTTTTATTTGTCGGGATCGTCCAAAGTTCTAACTCAAGGCGTTCCAGGCATTCGCTCTGAGTGTGAAGAACAAGCCGATGTCCACTATCTCTACTACCTACCGGATTTGATTGAAGTCGAAGAATGGCAGGCTCAAGAGCCAATAAAAATCGTCATGATTTATGCAGAAACAGACTATTTTCAGTCGTTTCAGTGGACGGATGGCACTCTGCCAGAACCGCTACAGTACCTCATGCAAGTGCAGTCTCAGCCAGTTACTGACCTCCGGTTTCACCAAACCCTGGGTAAAGTCACCACCGCGATGCATCAGGTGCTCCAGCAAATTCTTCATTGTCCGTATCAGGGCATGATAGAGCAGCTTTATCTGGAGAGCAAAGCGCTGGAACTGTTAGCCCTACAGTTTGCCCATTGGCAAGCGGATGGAGTCGTTTCTGAACACAAGCTGTCTGGAGAGGTGCTATTGCGCTCAGAAGATCTGGGGCGGCTTCATGATGCCAAAGAAATTCTAATTGAACGGTCAGTTGAACCCCCATCACTCGTGGAATTAGCTCGTCAGGTAGGGCTGAACGATCGCAAGCTCAAACAGGGCTTCCGTAAACTGTTTGGCACAACTGTTTTTGGGTACCTGCAAGACTACCGGATGCAGCAGGCCAAGCAGCTACTGCATGACTCAGACTTATCGATTGCTTCGGTTGCAACAACTGTCGGCTACAAAAATCCAGAGGCTTTCAGTACGGCCTTCCGGCGAAAATTTCACATCAGCCCAAAAGGATATCAGTTAAGTCAACGAAATTAA
- a CDS encoding thioesterase II family protein, with product MHYAGGNAFVFRSWANQVLDGVDVYAIELPGHGTRLAEPPYDRMERLIQDLKAALMPHSNQPFAFFGHSMGSLISYELAQALREENLCPLHLFVSGHRAPHIPDAEPPIHALPTADFLNALRRYNGTPEAILQNTELMELLLPTLRADFALLEAYQYQPRLPLDCPITAFGGAKDWKASAEEINAWRSHTQSNFSCYQFPGDHFFIHSAQSSLLRVLNAALQYPVKV from the coding sequence TTGCACTATGCTGGCGGCAATGCCTTTGTCTTTCGCAGCTGGGCCAATCAGGTGCTCGATGGGGTAGATGTGTATGCCATTGAACTTCCAGGTCATGGTACGCGACTAGCCGAACCACCCTACGATCGCATGGAACGTCTCATCCAAGATCTCAAGGCGGCACTGATGCCCCATTCAAATCAGCCCTTCGCCTTCTTTGGTCACAGCATGGGATCGCTAATCAGCTATGAGTTGGCCCAGGCACTCAGGGAGGAGAATTTGTGCCCGCTACATCTGTTTGTGTCGGGCCATCGCGCCCCTCACATTCCCGATGCTGAGCCTCCCATTCACGCCTTGCCGACAGCCGATTTCCTCAATGCCTTACGTCGTTACAACGGCACCCCAGAAGCCATTCTGCAAAACACTGAGCTAATGGAGCTCCTGCTGCCCACGCTGCGGGCTGATTTTGCGCTGCTGGAAGCCTATCAGTATCAGCCTCGTCTTCCCTTGGACTGCCCCATTACAGCATTTGGCGGTGCAAAAGACTGGAAAGCCTCCGCAGAAGAGATTAACGCTTGGCGCAGCCATACCCAATCCAATTTTTCCTGCTATCAGTTTCCCGGCGATCATTTTTTCATCCATTCCGCTCAGTCCTCGCTGCTGCGGGTACTCAACGCCGCGTTACAATACCCGGTCAAGGTATAA